The stretch of DNA TAACGGCAATTGAGACCAGAGTAGGAGGTCCGACGACTGTAGGGATGCTGGGCAGGAGGGGGAAGTTTGCATGGGTATAGTCGACGATGAAGTCGTCGATATAGGAGACTGCTCCTGGTTCGGGAACGGATCCAGGGTTACCTAGTCGAATTGCCTGTACCGGAACGTTGAAGGTATCGGTGAAATTGACTGTGCCTATAAGGCTCAGTGACTTGTCATAAACACTCATGGTTCCCTGACTGTTCTGGGTCCACTTCATGGTGATCCAATACCAGGTGTCATCGGCAACCCCGGCCACCGCTTGATTCAGAGGGCTCACCTGAATCTGGCGGACGTTGGTATAGGGTGATCTCTCATCGGACAGCCTGATCATCGGCCCAAAGGAGTTGTTGTAGAAGAGAACAAAGAAGGGGCCGCTGGACCAGGGCACCGCCTCGCCGGTTTTGTACCACAACCCTATCGAGAAGGAGCTTTGTTGCGCTGGTGGATCCCATTCAGCATAAGCGGAAGCTCCGCTGTTCAGATTGGTCGCCATGCCGCGAGTTCCAGTGTCACCGGTGACGGCGTGCCCCGGGTCCTCGGCAGCAGTCTGAATACTCAACAGATTGTTCGGATCAACCACGGACCAGACTCCCTGGACGTCATGCGTCGATGCGGCCAACTGGGTCGCATTCGCCTGTGCCCCAACCGTGCCCTGCTCAAAGTCGATCCACG from Granulicella sp. L56 encodes:
- a CDS encoding Ig-like domain-containing protein, giving the protein TPMNPSLVIGQTQQFTATGTYSDGSTQNITSSATWSSANVSGATISSAGLATAIATGSTTIHAVSGSISGSATLTIAAGAFPWIPYDTWIDFEQGTVGAQANATQLAASTHDVQGVWSVVDPNNLLSIQTAAEDPGHAVTGDTGTRGMATNLNSGASAYAEWDPPAQQSSFSIGLWYKTGEAVPWSSGPFFVLFYNNSFGPMIRLSDERSPYTNVRQIQVSPLNQAVAGVADDTWYWITMKWTQNSQGTMSVYDKSLSLIGTVNFTDTFNVPVQAIRLGNPGSVPEPGAVSYIDDFIVDYTHANFPLLPSIPTVVGPPTLVSIAVTPANASFMAGSTTQYTAIGTYSNGSTQNLTSSVTWTSTNPAIATINSAGLATAVASGTTTIQTTSGAVSGSTNLTVTVPLALASIAIAPANSTILAGQTEQYTATGTYSDGSTQNLTNSVAWSSTN